In the genome of Drosophila pseudoobscura strain MV-25-SWS-2005 chromosome 3, UCI_Dpse_MV25, whole genome shotgun sequence, one region contains:
- the LOC117183710 gene encoding uncharacterized protein, translated as MLKERMDAFNAKDEDLKAYAPAHSFPVEFIPPRAPHIGGLWESAMKSAKNLLLRAVGSAVLKEDELHTVLVDVEAVLNSRPLVVDSGSPNEGEVVTPAHLLVGRTLVSLPPESELPRPDSSLSYLQRWQLVSAIKQRFWRDWSRDYLLSLQQRGKWSEEVANLEPGRVVAIHKDNVPLQMWLTGIVEEAIPGADGKVRVAVIRTKAGVYKRSIHRLAPIPLD; from the coding sequence ATGCTCAAGGAGCGCATGGATGCATTCAATGCCAAGGACGAAGACCTCAAGGCGTATGCTCCGGCTCACAGTTTTCCGGTGGAATTCATTCCCCCGCGAGCCCCGCACATTGGAGGCCTGTGGGAGTCGGCAATGAAGTCCGCCAAGAATCTGCTGCTCAGGGCTGTGGGCAGCGCAGTGCTCAAGGAGGACGAGCTGCATACGGTTCTCGTGGACGTCGAGGCCGTGCTCAATTCCAGACCACTGGTGGTCGACAGCGGCAGCCCCAACGAAGGGGAGGTGGTGACTCCAGCGCATCTACTAGTCGGCAGAACGCTAGTTTCGCTGCCACCCGAATCAGAGCTGCCCAGACCAGACAGCAGCCTCTCATATCTGCAACGATGGCAGCTCGTGTCTGCCATCAAGCAAAGATTTTGGAGAGATTGGTCCAGAGACTATCTTCTCAGCCTTCAACAGCGAGGGAAGTGGTCCGAGGAGGTCGCCAACTTGGAGCCAGGCAGAGTGGTGGCAATTCACAAGGACAACGTGCCACTTCAAATGTGGCTCACCGGAATAGTGGAGGAGGCAATCCCAGGAGCGGACGGGAAGGTTCGCGTGGCCGTGATTAGGACGAAGGCCGGGGTCTACAAGCGATCGATCCATCGTTTGGCGCCTATTCCATTGGATTGA
- the LOC6899342 gene encoding probable protein phosphatase CG10417, with translation MGAYLSHPKTEKSSTDELNDLLVVGASSMQGWRNSQEDAHNCILNFDINTSFFAVYDGHGGAEVAQYCADKLPEFLKNLDAYKKGQFGLALKDAFLGFDKTLLDPPVVTILKILAGEHNFVDGEDAEVYEEDEDEDLAELHEESNLPLNEVLEKYKGLPQTHKMDRLKTEAEEHFKLQAPCLRGRRAAAVAAEAANKAVMDPTAKPEGSSTSAAAAAAAFSEIPGPSSSHSKAAKPEDESAVTSSSSSSGNKNKNDLINSETVTDTTDKTNGSGSTIKIPTDQNGRVTSSEVIEAGDALSEESIVSGSTDIGDAKKNGSLVSSTGTKLDGSFISSTSKESEKNAKKLNTAQDDESTDDDADYDENGIIEESEVATADSSEEDIDDGAENDDDDDDEDDDDDISDEEEADEDQLANDQFCANMIEEPGKDSGCTAVVCLLHGRDLYVANAGDSRCVISRNGKTIEMSLDHKPEDDEEATRIVKAGGRVTLDGRVNGGLNLSRALGDHAYKTNLELPAEAQMISALPDVKKLIITPADEFMVLACDGIWNYMSSEEVVDFVRLRLKDENKKLSNICEELFDNCLAPNTMGDGTGCDNMTAVIVKFQSKLQQLPTTINPAETEDVLYNTSKANEQSANVKNYENVLKRSASPDTAQEVDLDKTANKSKRLKTESELDSVESPADKISGPPSVMEQKECVSIKGDSESNVVSSS, from the exons ATGGGTGCTTATTTGTCACATCCGAAGACGGAAAAATCGTCTACGGATGAATTGAACGATTTGCTGGTAGTAGGTGCCAGCTCGATGCAGGGCTGGCGCAACAGTCAAGAG GATGCTCACaattgtattttaaattttgataTCAATACGTCATTTTTTGCTGTTTATGATGGCCACGGTGGAGCCGAGGTGGCCCAGTACTGTGCAGACAAGTTGCCAGAATTCCTCAAAAACCTAGATGCGTACAAAAAAGGTCAGTTCGGACTGGCGCTGAAAGATGCTTTTTTGGGATTCGACAAAACATTGCTAGATCCACCAGTAGTAACCATACTAAAAATACTGGCCGGCGAGCATAATTTTGTTGATGGAGAAGATGCCGAAGTGTACGAGGAAGATGAGGACGAAGATTTAGCTGAGTTACACGAGGAGAGCAATTTACCATTGAACGAAGtactagaaaaatacaaaGGACTTccgcaaacacacaaaatggaCAGGCTAAAAACCGAGGCGGAGGAACATTTTAAATTGCAAGCGCCTTGTTTGCGTGGTCGTCGCGCTGCAGCAGTGGCTGCCGAAGCTGCTAATAAGGCTGTAATGGATCCAACAGCTAAGCCAGAAGGCTCTTCAAcctcagctgcagcagcagctgctgcatttTCGGAGATCCCCGGTCCGAGTTCCAGCCATTCCAAGGCAGCAAAACCTGAAGATGAATCAGCAGTGACTAGTAGTAGCAGTTCCAGcggcaacaaaaataaaaatgatttaataAACAGTGAAACTGTCACTGATACAACTGATAAAACTAATGGGAGCGGTTCAACTATAAAGATTCCAACTGATCAGAATGGAAGAGTAACTTCATCTGAGGTTATAGAGGCTGGCGACGCTTTATCCGAAGAATCTATAGTGTCTGGGTCTACAGACATCGGTGACGCGAAAAAAAATGGTAGTTTGGTCAGTTCAACAGGAACAAAACTTGACGGCTCCTTTATTTCATCGACCAGCAAGGAATCTGaaaaaaatgcaaagaaaCTTAATACTGCACAAGACGATGAATCCACGGACGATGACGCTGACTACGATGAAAATGGTATAATCGAGGAATCGGAAGTAGCCACTGCAGATAGCTCTGAAGAAGACATAGACGATGGGGCTGaaaacgacgacgacgatgatgacgaagACGAC GACGACGATATAAGTGACGAAGAGGAAGCAGATGAGGATCAGCTAGCCAATGATCAGTTTTGCGCTAATATGATTGAAGAGCCTGGCAAAGATAGTGGATGTACTGCTGTTGTCTGTTTGTTGCATGGCCGTGATCTGTATGTGGCGAACGCCGGCGACTCACGTTGTGTTATATCCCGCAATGGTAAAACTATTGAAATGAGTCTTGACCACAAGCCTGAAGACGATGAGGAGGCCACGCGGATCGTTAAAGCAGGTGGACGTGTAACCCTTGATGGTCGTGTCAATGGTGGCCTAAATCTATCTCGAGCCCTTGGCGATCATGCTTATAAAACAAATTTGGAACTTCCAGCTGAGGCACAAATGATATCCGCTCTACCAGACGtaaagaaattaattattaCGCCTGCCGACGAGTTTATGGTCCTGGCATGCGATGGTATTTGGAACTATATGTCTAGTGAGGAAGTCGTGGATTTTGTCCGACTTCGACTAAAAGATGAAAATAAGAAGCTATCTAACATCTGCGAAGAG CTTTTTGACAACTGTTTGGCGCCAAATACTATGGGCGACGGAACTGGTTGTGATAACATGACCGCGGTAATTGTCAAATTTCAGTCTAAACTTCAACAACTGCCGACTACTATTAATCCAGCAGAAACGGAAGATGTGTTATATAACACCAGCAAAGCAAATGAACAATCTGCAAATGtcaaaaattatgaaaacgTGCTCAAACGCAGTGCTTCGCCAGATACCGCGCAAGAAGTTGATCTGGATAAAACAGCCAATAAATCGAAACGTTTAAAGACTGAAAGTGAATTGGATTCGGTGGAATCTCCCGCCGACAAAATTAGTGGCCCACCATCAGTTATGGAACAGAAGGAATGCGTCAGCATCAAGGGGGACAGCGAATCGAATGTCGTCTCATCGTCGTAA